The proteins below come from a single Aptenodytes patagonicus chromosome 2, bAptPat1.pri.cur, whole genome shotgun sequence genomic window:
- the LRATD2 gene encoding protein LRATD2, which produces MGNQVEKLTHLNYKEVPTADPTGVDRDEGPRIGVSYIFSNDDDELEQQQDSVHDLGGEHPALQPYDPQLHEVECSVYYRDECIYQKSFSEEDTMPEEGDEGSGGHLSTYTPENLLNRCKPGDLVEFVCQAQYPHWVVYVGDFQVVHLHRLEVVNSFLTDASQGRRGRIANQLYRYKPLSPAVVVRNALEQVGCKDRDLSWRNSECFAAWCRYGKREFKIGGELRIGKQPYRLQIRLGDKRSHTLEFQSLEDLIMEKRRNDQIGRAAVIQELSSHLQAAEEEEEEDEDHHHPGARTAVE; this is translated from the coding sequence ATGGGGAACCAGGTGGAGAAGCTGACCCATCTGAACTACAAGGAAGTTCCCACAGCAGACCCGACAGGTGTGGACAGAGATGAAGGGCCCAGGATCGGGGTCTCCTACATCTTTTCGAATGACGATgatgagctggagcagcagcaggattcGGTGCATGACCTGGGGGGTgagcaccctgccctgcagccctacGATCCCCAGCTGCATGAGGTGGAGTGCTCGGTCTATTACCGGGATGAGTGTATTTACCAGAAGAGCTTTTCTGAGGAGGACACGATGCCAGAGGAGGGTGATGAAGGAAGTGGGGGGCATCTGAGCACCTACACCCCGGAGAACCTGTTGAATAGGTGCAAACCAGGTGACCTGGTGGAGTTTGTGTGCCAGGCCCAGTATCCGCACTGGGTGGTCTATGTCGGGGATTTTCAAGTTGTGCACCTGCATAGGCTGGAGGTGGTGAACAGCTTCCTCACCGACGCCAGTCAGGGCAGACGGGGCCGCATTGCCAACCAGCTGTACCGCTACAAACCCCTCAGCCCAGCTGTGGTGGTGCGCAATGCCCTGGAGCAGGTGGGTTGCAAGGACCGGGACTTGAGCTGGAGAAACTCTGAGTGTTTCGCTGCCTGGTGCAGGTATGGCAAGCGGGAGTTTAAAATCGGTGGGGAGCTGCGCATAGGCAAGCAGCCCTACCGATTGCAGATCCGGCTGGGTGACAAGCGCAGCCACACGCTGGAGTTTCAGAGCCTGGAGGATCTGATTatggagaagaggagaaatgacCAGATTGGTAGGGCTGCTGTGATCCAGGAGCTCTCCAGTCacctgcaggctgcagaggaggaggaagaagaggatgaagaccATCATCATCCAGGTGCTCGGACTGCTGTGGAGTAG